The following proteins are encoded in a genomic region of Streptomyces gobiensis:
- a CDS encoding ATP-dependent DNA helicase UvrD2, whose amino-acid sequence MTAATHSPLFPPVPDSADAVLDGLDPEQREVATALHGPVCVLAGAGTGKTRAITHRIAYGVRAGILPPASVLAVTFTNRAAGEMRGRLRQLGAGGVQARTFHSAALRQLQYFWPKAVGGELPRLLERKVALVNEAAARSRIRLDRSELRDVTGEIEWSKVTQTVPEDYPAAVVKAGRDAPRDPAEIAGIYATYEQLKRDRATIDFEDVLLLTVGILQDRHDIAEQVRQQYQHFVVDEYQDVSPLQQRLLDLWLGDRDSLCVVGDASQTIYSFTGATPDHLLNFRTRHPDATLVKLIRDYRSTPQVVHLANGLLSQARGRAAEHRLELVSQRDAGPEPVYAEYADEPAEAEGTARRIRELINSGVAASEIAVLYRINAQTEVYEQALADAGVPYQLRGAERFFERPEVREAAVALRGAARAGGNDALLDDAVDLPSQVRAVLGTKGWQSQAPAGSGAVRDRWESLAALARLAEDFARARPRATLADLVAELDERVSAQHAPAVDGVTLASLHSAKGLEWDAVFLVGLTEGMMPITYAKTDEQVEEERRLLYVGVTRARFHLALSWALARSPGGRAGRRPSRFLNGLRPGSAAVGARTAGGSGGVERGSGGRSRKQRGPVKCRVCGRTLTDAGEMKLMRCEGCPSDLDEELYERLREWRSEQASQLGQPAYCVFTDKTLMAIAEAVPDNEAELTRIPGVGTRKLQRFGADVLALCAGEELVDQEEEGTPVPVTQVVTNQGQK is encoded by the coding sequence GTGACAGCAGCAACGCACTCCCCTCTGTTCCCGCCGGTGCCAGACTCCGCCGACGCGGTGCTCGACGGGCTTGACCCCGAGCAACGCGAGGTGGCGACGGCCCTGCACGGACCGGTGTGTGTGCTGGCCGGGGCCGGTACGGGCAAGACCCGGGCGATTACCCACCGGATCGCCTACGGGGTTCGGGCAGGGATATTGCCGCCCGCGAGTGTGCTTGCCGTCACATTCACCAACCGTGCGGCAGGTGAGATGCGCGGGCGGCTGCGCCAGCTGGGCGCGGGCGGTGTCCAGGCGCGTACCTTCCACTCCGCCGCGCTGCGCCAGCTTCAGTACTTCTGGCCCAAGGCGGTCGGCGGTGAGCTGCCCCGGCTGCTGGAGCGCAAGGTGGCGCTGGTCAACGAGGCCGCGGCCCGGTCCCGGATCAGGCTCGACCGCAGCGAGCTGCGGGATGTCACCGGTGAGATCGAGTGGTCCAAGGTCACCCAGACCGTGCCCGAGGACTATCCGGCCGCGGTGGTGAAAGCAGGTCGGGACGCCCCCCGCGACCCCGCCGAGATCGCCGGGATCTACGCCACCTATGAACAGCTCAAGCGGGACCGCGCGACGATCGATTTTGAGGATGTACTGCTGCTGACCGTCGGCATCCTGCAGGACCGGCACGACATCGCCGAGCAGGTGCGGCAGCAGTACCAGCACTTTGTCGTGGATGAGTACCAGGATGTCAGCCCGCTCCAGCAGCGGCTGCTGGACCTGTGGCTCGGCGACCGGGACAGCCTCTGTGTTGTCGGGGACGCCAGCCAGACGATCTACTCCTTCACCGGAGCGACCCCGGACCACCTGCTGAACTTCCGCACCCGCCACCCGGACGCGACCCTGGTGAAGCTGATCCGCGACTACCGCTCCACGCCGCAGGTGGTGCACCTTGCCAATGGTCTGCTCTCGCAGGCCCGTGGCCGGGCCGCCGAGCACCGGCTGGAGCTGGTGTCGCAGCGCGACGCGGGTCCGGAGCCGGTCTACGCCGAGTACGCCGATGAGCCAGCCGAGGCCGAGGGCACCGCGCGGCGGATCCGGGAGCTGATCAACTCCGGCGTCGCCGCGAGCGAGATCGCGGTGCTCTATCGCATCAACGCACAGACCGAGGTCTATGAGCAGGCGCTCGCCGACGCCGGGGTGCCCTACCAGCTGCGCGGGGCCGAGCGCTTCTTTGAACGGCCCGAGGTGCGTGAGGCCGCGGTCGCGCTGCGTGGCGCCGCAAGGGCGGGTGGCAACGATGCGCTGCTGGACGACGCCGTCGATCTGCCCTCGCAGGTGCGTGCGGTCCTTGGCACCAAGGGCTGGCAGTCTCAGGCCCCGGCCGGTTCGGGCGCGGTCCGCGACCGCTGGGAGTCCCTGGCGGCGCTGGCCCGGCTCGCTGAGGACTTCGCCCGGGCCAGGCCGCGTGCGACGCTCGCCGATCTCGTCGCCGAGCTTGACGAGCGGGTCAGCGCCCAGCACGCTCCCGCCGTCGATGGGGTCACTCTCGCCTCGCTGCACTCGGCGAAGGGCCTGGAGTGGGACGCGGTGTTCCTGGTCGGCCTCACCGAGGGCATGATGCCGATCACTTACGCCAAGACGGATGAGCAGGTCGAGGAGGAACGGCGGCTGCTCTATGTCGGGGTCACCCGGGCCCGGTTCCATCTCGCCCTCTCCTGGGCGCTGGCCCGTTCGCCCGGCGGCCGGGCGGGGCGTCGCCCAAGCCGCTTTCTGAACGGACTGCGGCCCGGCTCAGCGGCCGTCGGCGCACGTACGGCCGGTGGCAGCGGCGGTGTTGAGCGGGGCAGCGGCGGACGCTCACGTAAGCAGCGCGGGCCGGTGAAGTGCCGGGTCTGCGGGCGGACTCTGACCGACGCGGGTGAGATGAAGCTGATGCGGTGTGAGGGCTGCCCCTCCGACCTCGACGAGGAGCTGTATGAACGGCTGCGTGAGTGGCGCTCGGAGCAAGCCAGTCAGCTGGGGCAGCCCGCCTACTGCGTCTTCACCGACAAAACCCTGATGGCCATCGCTGAGGCGGTGCCGGACAACGAGGCCGAGCTGACCCGGATTCCCGGCGTGGGGACCCGTAAGCTCCAGCGGTTCGGCGCCGATGTACTGGCGCTCTGCGCAGGTGAGGAGCTTGTGGACCAAGAGGAAGAGGGAACTCCAGTACCTGTCACACAGGTTGTTACGAACCAAGGGCAAAAATAG
- a CDS encoding mycoredoxin: MVGTVTMYSTTWCGYCRRLKGQMDREGITYNEINIEQDPASAAFVEKANGGNQTVPTVLFPDGSTLTNPSLAQVKEKVSV, translated from the coding sequence ATGGTGGGAACCGTAACGATGTACAGCACGACCTGGTGCGGCTACTGCCGTCGGCTCAAGGGCCAGATGGACCGCGAGGGGATCACGTATAACGAGATCAATATCGAGCAGGATCCCGCGTCGGCGGCCTTCGTGGAGAAGGCGAACGGCGGTAACCAGACGGTACCGACCGTCCTTTTTCCTGACGGTTCCACCCTGACCAATCCCTCCCTGGCCCAGGTCAAGGAGAAAGTCAGCGTCTGA